The Molothrus ater isolate BHLD 08-10-18 breed brown headed cowbird chromosome 18, BPBGC_Mater_1.1, whole genome shotgun sequence genome window below encodes:
- the ATP2A2 gene encoding sarcoplasmic/endoplasmic reticulum calcium ATPase 2 has translation MENAHTKTVEEVLAYFGVNESTGLSLEQVKKLKEKWGSNELPAEEGKTLLELVIEQFEDLLVRILLLAACISFVLAWFEEGEETITAFVEPFVILLILVANAIVGVWQERNAENAIEALKEYEPEMGKVYRQDRKSVQRIKARDIVPGDIVEVAVGDKVPADIRITSIKSTTLRVDQSILTGESVSVIKHTDPVPDPRAVNQDKKNMLFSGTNIAAGKAMGVVIATGVNTEIGKIRDEMVATEQERTPLQQKLDEFGEQLSKVISLICIAVWIINIGHFNDPVHGGSWIRGAIYYFKIAVALAVAAIPEGLPAVITTCLALGTRRMAKKNAIVRSLPSVETLGCTSVICSDKTGTLTTNQMSVCRMFILDRVEGDSCSLNEFTVTGSTYAPMGEVHKDDKLIKCSQYDGLVELATICALCNDSSLDYNEAKGVYEKVGEATETALTCLVEKMNVFDTDLKGLSRIERANACNSVIKQLMKKEFTLEFSRDRKSMSVYCTPNKPSRTSMSKMFVKGAPEGVIDRCTHVRVGNAKIPLTSGIKQKIMSVIREWGTGRDTLRCLALATHDNPPKKEEMNLEDSSNFINYETNLTFVGCVGMLDPPRIEVASSIKLCRQAGIRVIMITGDNKGTAVAICRRIGIFVEDEDVSTKAFTGREFDELSLAAQRDACHHARCFARVEPSHKSKIVEFLQSFDEITAMTGDGVNDAPALKKAEIGIAMGSGTAVAKTASEMVLADDNFSTIVAAVEEGRAIYNNMKQFIRYLISSNVGEVVCIFLTAALGFPEALIPVQLLWVNLVTDGLPATALGFNPPDLDIMNKPPRNPKEPLISGWLFFRYLAIGCYVGAATVGAAAWWFIAADGGPKVSFYQLSHFLQCKEDNPDFYGVDCVVFESPYPMTMALSVLVTIEMCNALNSLSENQSLMRMPPWENIWLVGAICLSMSLHFLILYVEPLPIIFQITPLNVTQWLMVLKISLPVILLDETLKYVARNYLEPAILE, from the exons GTCCTGGCCTGGTttgaagaaggtgaagaaacAATCACAGCATTTGTAGAGCCTTTTGTAATCTTACTCATATTAGTAGCCAATGCAATTGTGGGAGTGTGGCAG gaaagaaatgctgaaaatgctATTGAAGCTCTTAAAGAATATGAACCAGAGATGGGCAAAGTGTATCGACAGGACAGGAAAAGTGTCCAGAGGATTAAAGCCAGAGACATTGTCCCAGGTGATATCGTGGAAGTGGCAG TTGGAGACAAGGTTCCTGCTGATATAAGAATTACTTCTATCAAATCTACAACTCTAAGGGTAGACCAGTCAATTCTCACAG GTGAATCTGTGTCTGTTATTAAGCACACGGACCCTGTGCCTGATCCTCGTGCTGTAAACCAGGACAAGAAGAACATGCTCTTTTCT GGTACAAACATTGCTGCTGGGAAGGCCATGGGGGTGGTTATTGCCACAGGGGTGAACACCGAAATCGGGAAAATCCGCGACGAGATGGTGGCGACGGAGCAGGAGAGAACCCCCCTGCAGCAGAAGCTGGACGAGTTTGGGGAGCAGCTGTCCAAGGTGATCTCCCTGATCTGCATCGCCGTGTGGATCATCAACATCGGCCACTTCAACGACCCCGTGCACGGCGGCTCCTGGATCCGCGGCGCCATCTACTACTTCAAGATCGCCGTGGCCCTGGCCGTGGCCGCCATCCCCGAGGGCCTCCCTGCCGTCATCACCACCTGCCTGGCGCTGGGGACGCGCAGGATGGCCAAGAAGAACGCCATCGTCAGGAGCCTGCCCTCCGTGGAGACCCTGGGCTGCACCTCGGTCATCTGCTCCGACAAGACGGGCACGCTGACCACCAACCAGATGTCCGTGTGCAGG ATGTTTATCCTGGACAGAGTAGAAGGAGACAGCTGCTCTCTGAATGAATTTACTGTAACTGGTTCAACATATGCTCCCATGGGAGAAGT gCACAAAGATGACAAACTCATTAAATGTAGCCAGTATGATGGTCTTGTGGAACTTGCAACCATCTGTGCACTCTGCAATGATTCCTCTCTGGATTACAATGAA GCTAAGGGAGTTTATGAGAAGGTTGGTGAAGCCACAGAGACGGCGCTGACGTGTCTGGTGGAGAAGATGAACGTGTTTGACACAGACCTGAAGGGACTTTCCCGAATCGAACGCGCCAACGCCTGCAACTCG GTGATAAAGCAACTGATGAAGAAAGAATTCACTCTGGAATTCTCCAGAGACAGGAAGTCCATGTCTGTCTATTGCACCCCGAACAAACCGAGCCGCACGTCCATGAGCAAAATGTTTGTTAAG GGTGCTCCTGAAGGTGTGATTGACAGATGCACACATGTGCGTGTTGGAAATGCTAAAATACCTTTGACCTCAGGAATTAAGCAGAAAATAATGTCTGTCATTAGAGAATGGGGAACTGGCAGAGACACATTGCGGTGCTTGGCTCTGGCAACCCATGACAATCCTcccaaaaaagaggaaatgaatcTGGAGGACTCCTCAAATTTCATTAACTATGAG ACCAACCTGACATTTGTGGGCTGCGTGGGAATGCTGGATCCCCCGAGGATTGAGGTGGCTTCATCCATAAAGCTGTGCAGGCAGGCTGGCATCAGGGTCATCATGATCACCGGGGACAACAAGGGCACGGCCGTGGCCATTTGCCGCCGCATCGGGATCTTTGTGGAGGATGAGGACGTGTCCACCAAGGCCTTCACGGGCAGGGAGTTTGAtgagctgtccctggctgcccAGAGGGATGCCTGTCACCACGCCCGCTGCTTTGCCCGCGTGGAGCCTTCCCACAAATCCAAAATCGTGGAGTTCCTCCAGTCTTTCGATGAGATCACAGCCATG ACAGGTGATGGTGTCAATGATGCCCCTGCactgaagaaagcagaaattggAATTGCCATGGGTTCTGGCACTGCAGTGGCCAAAACTGCTTCTGAAATGGTTTTAGCAGATGACAATTTCTCCACGATTGTGGCTGCTGTGGAAGAAGGACGTGCAATTTACAACAACATGAAACAGTTCATCCGATACCTGATCTCCTCCAATGTTGGGGAAGTTGTTTG CATCTTCTTGACTGCTGCCCTGGGTTTTCCTGAGGCTCTGATTCctgtccagctgctgtgggtgaaCCTTGTGACTGATGGTCTGCCTGCCACGGCGCTGGGCTTTAACCCTCCCGACCTGGACATCATGAACAAACCCCCACGCAACCCCAAGGAGCCCCTCATCAGTGGCTGGCTCTTCTTCCGTTACCTGGCTATTGGAT gTTACGTTGGTGCTGCCacagtgggtgctgctgcttggTGGTTTATTGCTGCTGATGGTGGTCCAAAAGTTTCCTTTTACCAGCTG AgccattttctgcagtgcaaGGAGGACAATCCAGACTTCTATGGGGTGGACTGTGTGGTGTTTGAGTCCCCGTACCCGATGACAATGGCTCTGTCTGTGCTTGTCACCATAGAGATGTGCAATGCTCTCAACAG CCTGTCAGAAAACCAGTCCCTGATGAGGATGCCCCCGTGGGAGAACATCTGGCTGGTGGGGGCCATTTGCTTGTCCATGTCCCTCCACTTCCTTATCCTTTATGTGGAACCACTGCCA attATCTTCCAGATCACCCCTCTGAACGTGACGCAGTGGCTGATGGTATTGaaaatctccctccctgtcatTCTGCTGGATGAAACTCTTAAATATGTGGCCCGTAACTACCTGGAACCTG caaTACTGGAGTAA